From the genome of Halobellus litoreus, one region includes:
- a CDS encoding BCCT family transporter has protein sequence MHSVRASLKQFVDELDSVVFGVGFSVSLIAILVFFLNPEASAERMGQINEYLWTEFMWVYVGTMFLMVSFSLWLMFGRWGDIKLGKPDDDPEFSLLSFFSMMFSAGIAAGIVFWGPAEALAHYESVPPLIGAEAGTPAAAVGAIQYTLFHWGISYWVPYLIVALPIAYYAFRKDAPMRVSTLIAPFVGVDNLDGFWAKTIDVLAVFATIGGIATTLGFVGRQFLTGLQYTLGVSLGDAGTVLVITGLTVAFTVSVTLGVKKGIARVSLFNMAVFAALAVATFLLGPTNYIMNTGLQAVGGYFGEFLTMSLYTNATGTGEWVGNWTVFYWAWVFSWAPFGGLFVARISKGRTIRQVVATALIGATASTIPWFLTMGGSAIFFERNDIAPMLQMVDQYGVSVSGFPLFGALPFGDALAAVFMLLVVTFFVTSADSSTLALGMLTTGGKQHPSTVNRLIWSGLMGGLASLLIVGGGIDALRSSAIITGFPFALISVVAIAGMAWEYQSVSPLLSSEPDGTVGTSNDSVGMSSPTTDDD, from the coding sequence ATGCATTCGGTGCGTGCGAGTCTGAAACAGTTCGTGGACGAACTCGACTCCGTGGTGTTCGGCGTCGGGTTCTCAGTGTCGCTGATCGCCATCCTGGTCTTCTTCCTGAACCCGGAGGCCTCGGCGGAGCGGATGGGGCAAATAAACGAGTACCTCTGGACCGAGTTTATGTGGGTCTACGTCGGGACGATGTTTCTGATGGTGTCGTTCAGTCTCTGGCTGATGTTCGGCCGGTGGGGCGACATCAAACTCGGCAAACCCGACGACGACCCCGAATTCAGTCTGCTGTCGTTCTTCTCGATGATGTTCTCGGCGGGCATCGCCGCTGGAATCGTGTTCTGGGGGCCGGCGGAAGCCCTGGCGCACTACGAGAGCGTCCCGCCGCTGATCGGTGCGGAAGCCGGGACGCCGGCGGCGGCGGTCGGCGCGATCCAGTACACGCTCTTTCACTGGGGCATCTCCTACTGGGTCCCGTACCTGATCGTCGCGCTGCCGATCGCCTACTACGCGTTCCGGAAAGACGCCCCGATGCGCGTCTCCACGCTCATCGCACCCTTCGTCGGCGTCGACAACCTCGACGGGTTCTGGGCGAAGACGATCGACGTGCTCGCGGTGTTCGCGACCATCGGCGGGATCGCGACGACGCTCGGTTTCGTTGGTAGACAGTTCCTCACCGGCCTGCAGTACACCCTCGGCGTCTCGCTCGGCGACGCCGGGACCGTGTTGGTGATCACCGGCCTGACGGTCGCCTTCACCGTCTCGGTGACCCTCGGCGTAAAGAAGGGAATCGCGCGCGTGTCGCTGTTCAATATGGCCGTCTTCGCCGCGCTGGCGGTCGCGACGTTCCTCCTGGGGCCGACCAACTACATTATGAACACCGGACTCCAGGCCGTCGGGGGCTACTTCGGGGAGTTCCTCACGATGAGCCTCTACACCAACGCCACCGGCACCGGTGAGTGGGTCGGCAACTGGACGGTCTTCTACTGGGCGTGGGTGTTCTCGTGGGCGCCCTTCGGCGGGCTGTTCGTCGCTCGCATCTCGAAGGGGCGGACGATCCGGCAGGTCGTCGCGACGGCGCTCATCGGCGCCACGGCCTCGACGATCCCGTGGTTCCTCACGATGGGCGGCAGCGCCATCTTCTTCGAACGCAACGACATCGCGCCGATGCTGCAGATGGTGGATCAGTACGGCGTCTCCGTCTCCGGATTCCCGCTGTTCGGGGCGCTTCCGTTCGGTGACGCGCTGGCGGCGGTGTTCATGTTGCTCGTGGTGACGTTCTTCGTCACCTCGGCGGACTCCTCGACGCTGGCGCTCGGCATGCTCACCACCGGCGGCAAGCAGCACCCTTCGACGGTCAATCGGCTGATCTGGAGTGGACTGATGGGCGGCCTCGCGTCGCTGCTCATCGTCGGCGGCGGCATCGACGCGCTTCGCTCGTCGGCAATCATCACGGGGTTCCCCTTCGCGCTCATCTCGGTCGTCGCCATCGCGGGGATGGCCTGGGAGTACCAGTCGGTTTCGCCGCTGCTCTCGTCGGAGCCGGACGGGACAGTCGGTACGTCGAACGACTCGGTGGGGATGTCCTCACCGACCACCGACGACGACTGA
- a CDS encoding DUF7545 family protein, with the protein MVETETYTIEAPNGDIEEIELPEGLADVFTEQGESPTAVVGDLLIQSFAQQAHGVVHHGQGDTPADLEALNEKMEELFEERFGVSLSEAMGHSH; encoded by the coding sequence ATGGTCGAAACCGAGACCTACACGATCGAAGCGCCGAACGGCGACATCGAGGAGATCGAACTGCCCGAGGGCCTCGCGGACGTCTTCACCGAGCAGGGCGAGTCACCGACGGCGGTCGTCGGCGACCTGCTCATCCAGTCGTTCGCCCAGCAGGCACACGGCGTCGTCCATCACGGCCAGGGCGACACGCCGGCGGACCTGGAAGCGCTCAACGAGAAGATGGAAGAACTGTTCGAGGAGCGGTTCGGCGTCTCGCTCTCGGAAGCGATGGGCCACAGCCACTGA
- a CDS encoding ZIP family metal transporter: MVELWSLGFVFVAGFITALATGLGAVPFFFVDEVSDRWNVALWGIASGIMLSASVFGLVLEALGAYVHVSLSGVAVDPIPRSDLSLLALGLLAGVVLVYVAHDFIEATDVDPKQYAEADFKKLVLILGVLTVHSFPEGVAVGVSFADLGIEGGTQILGFVVPLLAIFMTIAISIHNVPEGVAISIPLRSMGVANWKLVWWSVFSSLPQPIGAVLAFYFVRIAREFLPAGFGFAAGAMIYLVLTEFIPEARAVGRGLPGNGRRELLVGLAFGVFAMVPLAFV; the protein is encoded by the coding sequence ATGGTCGAACTCTGGTCTCTGGGATTTGTCTTCGTCGCGGGGTTCATCACCGCGCTGGCGACGGGCCTCGGCGCGGTCCCCTTCTTTTTCGTCGACGAGGTGAGCGACCGCTGGAACGTCGCGCTGTGGGGGATCGCCTCGGGCATTATGCTCTCGGCGTCGGTGTTCGGGTTGGTGCTGGAGGCGCTCGGGGCGTACGTGCACGTCTCGCTGAGCGGGGTCGCTGTCGATCCGATTCCGCGGAGTGACCTGTCGCTTCTGGCGCTCGGCCTTCTCGCGGGCGTCGTCCTCGTCTACGTCGCCCACGACTTCATCGAGGCCACGGACGTCGATCCGAAGCAGTACGCCGAGGCGGACTTCAAGAAGCTGGTGTTGATCCTCGGGGTCCTGACGGTTCACTCGTTCCCCGAGGGCGTCGCCGTCGGCGTTTCGTTCGCCGACCTGGGGATCGAAGGCGGCACCCAGATCTTAGGGTTCGTCGTGCCGCTCCTGGCGATATTTATGACGATCGCGATCTCGATCCACAACGTGCCCGAGGGCGTCGCGATCTCGATCCCGCTGCGCTCGATGGGCGTCGCGAACTGGAAACTCGTCTGGTGGTCCGTGTTCTCGAGTCTCCCCCAACCCATCGGTGCCGTGCTCGCATTCTACTTCGTCCGCATCGCTCGGGAGTTCCTCCCCGCCGGGTTCGGCTTCGCCGCCGGGGCGATGATCTATCTGGTGCTCACCGAGTTCATTCCGGAAGCCAGAGCGGTCGGCCGGGGGCTCCCTGGCAACGGCCGTCGGGAACTACTCGTCGGCCTCGCGTTCGGCGTGTTCGCGATGGTCCCGCTGGCGTTCGTCTGA
- a CDS encoding YbaK/EbsC family protein, translating to MHRRAADFTSQARERYGLDLSVEEFPEGTKTAADAAEAVGCDVGQIASSLVFEADGDLVVVVTSGSNRVDESRLAGHIGVEAVEMADPETISEIIGWSIGGVPPLCHEADVPVFLDESLLGYERVWAAAGTPTAVFPIGPEKLRRIAGATPIEV from the coding sequence ATGCACCGGCGAGCCGCCGATTTCACCAGTCAGGCACGGGAACGGTACGGCCTCGACCTCTCCGTCGAGGAGTTCCCCGAGGGAACGAAGACCGCGGCCGACGCCGCAGAGGCAGTCGGTTGCGACGTCGGACAGATCGCGAGCAGCCTCGTCTTCGAGGCCGACGGCGACCTCGTCGTCGTCGTGACCAGCGGGTCGAACCGCGTCGACGAGTCTCGGCTGGCGGGACACATCGGCGTCGAGGCGGTCGAGATGGCCGATCCGGAGACGATCAGCGAGATCATCGGGTGGAGCATCGGCGGGGTTCCGCCGCTGTGTCACGAGGCGGACGTGCCCGTGTTCCTCGACGAGTCGCTTCTGGGCTACGAGCGGGTATGGGCCGCCGCGGGGACGCCGACCGCGGTGTTTCCGATCGGCCCTGAAAAACTGCGACGGATCGCGGGCGCGACGCCGATCGAGGTGTGA
- a CDS encoding sensor histidine kinase — MARGEGRIDVESVSRNQMEPVVAVDTDGTVAFANERFYAISGLAEETVVGSDFAVFGRIVEAGFEALETAVKSVLSGDSTAERVELSMRHPEEAPVPRRLPAEARATPIRLEDGFDGGGADEVGDETADATDDGVDGVIVSLRKIGTRKAYERQLERQNERLEEFAGVVAHDLRNPLNVAEGHLELAGEECESTHLEAAETALGRMWRIIDDTLTLAKQGQYVGTNEHVSLSTFLEQCWATVDTGDATLTLETELTIEADPDRLRNLFENLIRNAVEHGSAHDNSVTVRVGAIDGIESGFYVADDGPGIPPEEREQVFDLGYSTAEAGTGYGLSIVRWIAEAHGWDVAVTDGEDGGARFEFTGVTVVE, encoded by the coding sequence ATGGCGCGAGGCGAGGGTCGGATCGACGTCGAATCCGTCTCCCGGAACCAGATGGAGCCGGTCGTCGCCGTCGACACCGACGGAACCGTCGCCTTCGCGAACGAGCGCTTCTACGCCATCTCGGGACTCGCCGAGGAGACGGTTGTCGGATCCGACTTCGCGGTGTTCGGTCGGATCGTCGAAGCGGGCTTCGAGGCGCTCGAGACGGCGGTGAAGTCGGTGCTGTCGGGCGACTCGACGGCAGAGCGAGTGGAACTCTCGATGCGTCATCCGGAGGAGGCACCGGTCCCGCGGCGGCTGCCGGCGGAGGCGAGGGCCACACCGATTCGTCTCGAGGACGGATTCGACGGCGGTGGTGCTGACGAGGTCGGCGACGAGACGGCCGACGCAACCGACGACGGCGTCGACGGCGTGATCGTTTCGCTTCGGAAGATCGGCACCCGAAAGGCCTACGAACGACAACTGGAGCGGCAGAACGAGCGGTTAGAGGAGTTCGCGGGCGTCGTCGCACACGACCTCCGGAACCCGCTGAACGTCGCCGAGGGACACCTCGAACTCGCCGGAGAGGAGTGCGAATCGACCCATCTCGAAGCGGCCGAAACGGCGCTCGGACGGATGTGGCGAATCATCGACGACACGCTCACGCTGGCCAAACAGGGCCAGTACGTCGGGACGAACGAGCACGTGTCGCTGTCGACGTTTCTCGAACAGTGCTGGGCGACTGTCGACACCGGCGACGCGACGCTGACCCTCGAGACCGAACTCACGATCGAGGCCGATCCCGATCGGCTCCGAAACCTCTTCGAGAACCTGATCCGGAACGCCGTGGAACACGGTTCCGCGCACGATAACAGCGTAACGGTTCGTGTGGGAGCGATCGACGGAATCGAGTCCGGATTCTACGTCGCGGACGACGGCCCCGGAATCCCTCCCGAGGAGCGTGAACAGGTGTTCGATCTCGGGTACTCGACCGCAGAAGCGGGGACGGGCTACGGGCTCTCGATCGTCAGGTGGATCGCGGAGGCACACGGCTGGGACGTCGCCGTGACCGACGGCGAGGACGGCGGTGCGCGATTCGAGTTCACCGGAGTCACGGTCGTCGAGTGA
- a CDS encoding acetate--CoA ligase family protein gives MGELSPLFAPERIAVVGATDREGSVGRAIMENLLDAFVGEVVPVNPGREEVFGLPTLDSVADSEADLAVVVVPPTVAVDVVRQAGEAGITNVVVITAGFGETGTEGATREEELTAVAEAYDIDLVGPNSLGIMSTPVGMNASFGPENATSGRMSFMSQSGAFITAVLDWANDQGIGFKDIVSLGNKAVLDESDFVREWGDDDETDVIIGYLEGIDDGQAFIETARAVTRETPIVLVKSGRTDAGAQAASSHTGTIAGSDQAYEAGLEQAGVIRAESVQELFDAARVLESQPLPETDGVAVITNAGGPGVMSTDSIGDSRLSMASFSEETLDAFSEALPAEGNIYNPVDVVGDADNERFRDALDVALEDENVGSAMVLACPTAVLDYEELAADTVAMQAKHEKPVAACFMGGARVKPAAETLSEAGIPNYFDPARAVAGLDALSRFRDISEREYQEPTTFDVDRDRAREILSAVEGRTDTRLGVEAMGLLDAYGIPTPDGDIVDSPADALDVAERIDGDVVMKIVSPDILHKSDIGGVKVGVADEDVEDAYEDLVSRARNYQPDAMIIGVQVQEMVDLDRGVETIVGMNRDPQFGPLLLFGLGGIFVETLEDTTFRVAPVSEHEAESMTREIDAAPLLRGARGRDPTDVEGVVETIQRLSQLVTDFPAILELDINPLVATPDGVEAVDVRLTVDPDEL, from the coding sequence ATGGGAGAGTTATCTCCGTTGTTTGCGCCCGAACGCATCGCCGTCGTGGGCGCGACGGACCGAGAGGGGTCGGTCGGCAGAGCGATTATGGAGAACCTCCTCGACGCGTTCGTGGGCGAGGTCGTCCCCGTGAACCCGGGACGAGAGGAGGTCTTCGGACTGCCGACGCTCGACAGCGTCGCCGACTCCGAGGCCGACCTCGCCGTGGTGGTCGTCCCACCGACGGTCGCTGTCGACGTTGTCCGCCAGGCGGGCGAGGCCGGCATCACGAACGTCGTGGTCATCACCGCCGGATTCGGCGAGACGGGCACCGAGGGCGCGACCCGGGAAGAAGAGTTGACGGCGGTCGCCGAGGCCTACGACATCGACCTAGTCGGACCGAACAGCCTCGGAATCATGTCGACACCGGTCGGGATGAACGCCTCGTTCGGCCCCGAGAACGCCACCTCGGGTCGGATGTCGTTCATGAGCCAGTCGGGCGCGTTCATTACGGCCGTGCTGGACTGGGCGAACGACCAAGGAATCGGGTTCAAAGACATCGTGTCGCTTGGTAACAAGGCTGTCCTCGACGAGTCCGACTTCGTTCGGGAGTGGGGCGACGACGATGAGACTGACGTCATCATCGGGTATCTGGAAGGCATCGACGACGGACAGGCGTTCATCGAGACAGCGAGAGCAGTCACACGGGAGACGCCGATCGTTCTCGTGAAGTCCGGCCGCACCGACGCCGGCGCGCAGGCCGCCTCCAGCCACACGGGCACCATCGCGGGGTCGGATCAGGCCTACGAGGCGGGCTTAGAGCAGGCTGGCGTCATCCGCGCGGAGTCCGTCCAGGAACTGTTCGACGCCGCGCGCGTCCTGGAGAGCCAGCCGCTCCCGGAGACCGACGGCGTCGCGGTCATCACGAACGCCGGTGGCCCCGGCGTGATGAGCACCGACTCCATCGGCGATTCGCGGCTCTCGATGGCCTCCTTCTCCGAGGAGACGCTCGACGCGTTCTCCGAGGCGCTGCCCGCGGAGGGGAACATCTACAACCCGGTCGACGTCGTCGGCGACGCCGACAACGAGCGGTTCCGCGACGCGCTCGACGTGGCGCTGGAAGACGAGAACGTCGGCAGCGCGATGGTGTTGGCGTGCCCGACGGCGGTGCTCGACTACGAGGAGTTGGCGGCGGACACGGTGGCGATGCAGGCGAAACACGAGAAACCGGTAGCGGCCTGTTTCATGGGCGGTGCGCGAGTCAAACCCGCCGCTGAGACGCTGTCGGAGGCGGGCATCCCGAACTACTTCGATCCCGCGCGGGCGGTCGCAGGCCTCGACGCGCTCTCGCGCTTTCGCGACATCAGCGAGCGCGAGTACCAAGAGCCGACGACCTTCGACGTCGACCGCGACCGCGCCCGGGAGATCCTGTCGGCCGTCGAGGGACGGACGGACACGCGTCTGGGCGTCGAGGCGATGGGGCTGCTCGACGCCTACGGGATCCCGACGCCCGACGGCGACATCGTCGACTCGCCGGCTGACGCCCTCGACGTCGCCGAGCGGATCGACGGCGACGTCGTGATGAAGATCGTGAGTCCGGACATCCTGCACAAGTCCGACATCGGCGGCGTGAAAGTGGGCGTCGCCGACGAGGACGTCGAAGACGCCTACGAGGACCTCGTCTCCCGCGCCCGCAACTACCAACCGGACGCGATGATCATCGGCGTGCAGGTGCAGGAGATGGTCGATCTCGACCGCGGCGTCGAGACCATCGTGGGGATGAACCGCGACCCGCAGTTCGGCCCGCTGCTTCTCTTCGGGCTCGGCGGCATCTTCGTCGAGACGCTCGAAGACACGACGTTCCGCGTCGCTCCCGTCTCCGAGCACGAGGCCGAGTCGATGACCCGAGAGATCGACGCCGCACCCCTGCTTCGGGGGGCTCGCGGCCGCGACCCCACCGATGTCGAGGGGGTAGTCGAGACGATCCAACGCCTCTCCCAACTCGTGACGGACTTCCCGGCGATACTCGAACTGGACATCAACCCCCTCGTCGCCACGCCCGACGGCGTCGAGGCCGTCGACGTGCGACTCACCGTCGATCCCGACGAACTATAG
- a CDS encoding phosphotransacetylase family protein: MHTNTLLVTSITESTGKTAVTLALGGLAQERGLTVGYMKPKGTRLQSNVGKTLDEDPMLARELLGLDSEMHQMEPIVYSPTFVDGVVRGQEDPDELGGIVEEYFAELAADTDLMLIEGGGSWTTGGIVDLTDVDIADRLDANVLLVADYEQSRDLDDIVVAAESFGDRLAGVLFNGVTDAAFDDLEQEAVPFLESRGVPVLGVVPRERELAGVRVDDLADELGAKAVTEGDTEAYVERFLVGAMGGDAALQYFRRTKNAAVITGGDRSEIIAAALEAPGVNAIILTGGHRPTQAVLGQAEQKGVPVLLATGDTLSVVDRAEAVVNTGRARDEETIARMRELLHDHADVDALLGDETAENGSDDAAGDEAAAGEEGGSDTDGATGDAGDGERDAQ; this comes from the coding sequence ATGCACACGAACACCCTACTCGTCACCTCGATCACCGAAAGCACCGGCAAAACGGCAGTCACGCTCGCGCTCGGCGGCCTCGCACAGGAACGCGGCCTCACCGTGGGCTACATGAAGCCCAAGGGGACGCGGCTCCAATCGAACGTCGGCAAGACGCTCGACGAGGACCCGATGCTCGCGCGCGAACTCCTGGGACTGGACAGCGAGATGCACCAGATGGAGCCGATCGTCTACTCGCCGACGTTCGTCGACGGCGTGGTCCGCGGACAGGAGGATCCCGACGAACTCGGCGGGATCGTCGAGGAGTACTTCGCCGAGCTCGCGGCCGACACGGACTTGATGCTGATCGAAGGCGGCGGCTCCTGGACCACCGGCGGGATCGTCGACCTCACCGACGTCGACATCGCCGACCGTCTCGACGCGAACGTCCTGCTCGTGGCCGACTACGAGCAATCGCGGGACCTCGACGACATCGTCGTCGCCGCCGAGTCGTTCGGCGACCGCCTCGCCGGCGTGCTGTTCAACGGCGTGACCGACGCCGCCTTCGACGACCTCGAACAGGAGGCCGTGCCGTTCCTCGAAAGTCGCGGCGTGCCGGTCCTCGGCGTCGTCCCGCGCGAACGCGAACTCGCGGGCGTCCGCGTCGACGACCTCGCCGACGAACTGGGCGCGAAAGCCGTCACCGAGGGCGACACCGAGGCTTACGTCGAGCGGTTCCTCGTCGGAGCGATGGGCGGCGACGCGGCGCTGCAGTACTTCAGGCGGACGAAGAACGCCGCGGTCATCACCGGCGGCGACCGCTCTGAGATCATCGCCGCCGCACTGGAAGCGCCCGGGGTCAACGCCATCATCCTCACCGGCGGCCACCGGCCGACCCAGGCGGTGCTCGGGCAGGCCGAACAGAAGGGCGTTCCCGTGCTCTTGGCCACTGGTGACACCCTCTCGGTCGTCGACCGCGCGGAAGCGGTGGTCAACACCGGTCGGGCCCGCGACGAGGAGACGATCGCACGGATGCGCGAACTCCTCCACGACCACGCGGACGTCGACGCGCTTCTCGGGGACGAAACGGCCGAGAACGGATCCGATGACGCGGCCGGCGACGAGGCGGCCGCCGGTGAAGAAGGCGGCTCAGACACGGACGGCGCAACCGGAGACGCCGGCGACGGCGAGCGCGACGCGCAGTGA
- a CDS encoding plastocyanin/azurin family copper-binding protein, translating into MAQTSKRLSRRRLLQAAVGVGAAGGATGAATAQEGTTHRIDMTDDLVFDPDSITIAPGDTIVWETVGTVGHSVTAYEDEIPGEAAYFASGGFDNEADARGAYSAGDPESGDVPEGETYQHTFEVEGTYEYFCIPHESVGMLGTVDVVPGGAETEAAGAAVPTVPPAAKTLLVTVTGAFVAVITLTYFFLKYGGDYEMMDEDER; encoded by the coding sequence ATGGCCCAGACCTCGAAGCGACTCTCGCGACGCAGACTCCTGCAAGCCGCAGTGGGGGTCGGCGCGGCCGGGGGCGCGACCGGAGCGGCTACCGCGCAGGAGGGGACGACCCACAGGATCGATATGACCGACGACTTGGTCTTCGATCCGGATTCGATAACCATCGCGCCCGGCGACACGATCGTCTGGGAGACCGTCGGAACCGTCGGACACTCCGTCACCGCCTACGAGGACGAGATTCCCGGCGAAGCCGCGTATTTCGCTTCGGGCGGGTTCGACAACGAGGCGGACGCACGCGGGGCCTACTCGGCCGGCGACCCCGAGAGCGGCGACGTCCCTGAGGGCGAAACGTATCAACACACCTTCGAGGTGGAAGGGACCTACGAGTACTTCTGCATCCCTCACGAGAGCGTGGGAATGCTCGGAACGGTCGACGTCGTGCCGGGTGGAGCGGAGACGGAGGCGGCCGGGGCGGCGGTCCCGACCGTTCCCCCCGCCGCGAAGACGCTACTCGTGACCGTGACCGGCGCGTTCGTCGCCGTCATCACGCTCACGTACTTCTTCCTGAAATACGGTGGCGATTACGAGATGATGGACGAGGACGAGCGGTGA
- a CDS encoding DUF7543 family protein, giving the protein MEWTLNREEEGLVEWTRADGYATIRCRQRADGEWVVRLDRLYQAPDGSGYRRERVGNVDAAKRVAEAWRDEHDGETGDGGS; this is encoded by the coding sequence ATGGAGTGGACGCTGAACCGCGAGGAGGAGGGCCTCGTCGAGTGGACGCGCGCGGACGGGTACGCGACGATCCGGTGCCGACAGCGGGCTGACGGCGAGTGGGTCGTCAGACTCGACCGACTGTATCAGGCACCCGACGGGAGCGGATACCGCCGCGAACGCGTCGGAAACGTCGATGCGGCGAAGCGGGTAGCCGAGGCGTGGAGAGACGAGCACGACGGCGAGACGGGCGACGGTGGATCGTGA
- a CDS encoding CBS domain-containing protein: MSGRPKVKEYMTREVQTVAPTDTVADVGRRIKESEGHNGFPVAQSRKVEGFVTASDLLLVDDEAPIFTVMTEDIIVAHPEMDVIDAARVILRSGIQKLPVVDDADNLVGIISNTDVVRSQIERATPEKVGKLMRTLEQIHGITLHQEPRVVELDDLTPTQGRVYADELEGRQYELERGLAEPLVVIDNGGKLLLADGHHRVMAAHQLGIEEMDASVIVLDEPVELGMQRTADKEGLSSLEDIEIADYGRHPLIETTHRLQE, encoded by the coding sequence ATGAGTGGGCGCCCGAAGGTCAAGGAGTACATGACGCGCGAGGTGCAGACCGTCGCGCCGACCGATACCGTCGCAGACGTCGGACGACGGATCAAGGAAAGCGAGGGACACAACGGGTTCCCGGTCGCCCAGAGCCGCAAGGTCGAGGGGTTCGTCACCGCCAGCGACCTCCTCTTAGTCGACGACGAGGCGCCGATCTTCACCGTGATGACAGAGGACATCATCGTCGCACACCCGGAGATGGACGTGATCGACGCCGCCCGCGTCATCCTCCGGTCGGGGATCCAGAAGCTCCCGGTGGTCGACGACGCCGACAACCTCGTGGGAATCATCTCGAACACCGACGTCGTTCGCTCGCAGATCGAACGCGCGACGCCGGAGAAGGTCGGCAAACTGATGCGGACGCTCGAACAGATCCACGGGATCACGCTGCATCAGGAACCGCGAGTCGTCGAACTCGACGATCTCACCCCGACGCAGGGGCGCGTGTACGCCGACGAACTCGAAGGCAGACAGTACGAACTCGAACGGGGACTCGCCGAGCCGCTCGTCGTCATCGACAACGGCGGCAAACTCCTCCTAGCCGACGGGCACCACCGCGTGATGGCCGCCCACCAACTCGGGATCGAGGAGATGGACGCCTCCGTGATCGTCCTCGACGAACCCGTCGAGTTGGGGATGCAGCGGACGGCCGACAAAGAGGGCCTCTCGTCGCTCGAAGACATCGAGATCGCCGATTACGGCCGCCATCCCCTGATCGAGACGACGCATCGGCTCCAGGAGTAG
- a CDS encoding DHHA1 domain-containing protein, with protein MQRRLVLGCGSDARGAVERLTEWPGDLTVVAENGVESLQTGRSGVTVERAAPDDPAAYPPNADLVFVAGDDPETNTDAAARARAQYPAATLVVYLGIDADETTRATVNQVADRLVDGRRVVADRVRDLTVGLGANRLQRLFAALRRIDGRLAVVMHDNPDPDAIASALALSRVAAAAGVSADPCYFGDISHQENRALVNLLDLDLIELDSETDLEAYGGVALVDHSRPGVNDGLPEDTQIDIVVDHHPPRAPVEAHFVDLRRDIGATSTLLAEYLRRAGIDPEESLATALLFGIRIDTNDFAREVSATDFEAAAWLLTHADLSALDRVESPSMTSAVLETLARAIRDRDVRGDALATNVGSISDRDALAQAADRLLNMEGIRIAVVYGFKDGTVYVSGRARGTDVDLGETLRDALGAIGSAGGHADMAGAQVPLGILGETEDESPAELSAIVTEVIAGRIFETLEDATTLLDVGSEGTDWVFESPFDSFEE; from the coding sequence ATGCAACGGCGGCTGGTGCTCGGGTGCGGGTCGGACGCGCGCGGGGCCGTAGAGCGCCTCACCGAGTGGCCCGGGGACCTGACAGTCGTCGCGGAGAACGGGGTGGAGAGCCTTCAGACCGGCCGCAGCGGCGTCACGGTCGAACGGGCCGCGCCCGACGACCCGGCCGCGTATCCGCCGAATGCGGACCTGGTGTTCGTCGCCGGAGACGATCCCGAGACGAACACCGACGCCGCGGCGCGGGCACGCGCGCAGTATCCGGCCGCGACGCTGGTGGTGTATCTGGGTATCGACGCAGACGAGACGACGCGTGCGACAGTGAACCAGGTCGCAGACCGACTCGTCGACGGCAGACGCGTGGTCGCCGACCGGGTCCGAGATTTGACGGTGGGTCTCGGTGCGAACCGCCTCCAGCGACTGTTCGCCGCCCTTCGCCGCATCGACGGTCGGTTGGCCGTGGTGATGCACGACAATCCGGATCCGGACGCGATCGCGAGCGCGCTCGCGCTCTCGCGGGTGGCCGCGGCCGCCGGCGTCTCCGCGGACCCCTGCTACTTCGGCGATATCTCTCACCAGGAGAACCGAGCGCTGGTGAACCTCCTCGACCTCGATCTGATCGAACTCGACTCCGAGACGGACCTGGAGGCGTACGGGGGCGTCGCGCTCGTCGATCACTCCCGGCCCGGCGTCAACGACGGGCTCCCTGAGGACACCCAGATCGACATCGTCGTCGATCACCACCCGCCTCGCGCCCCGGTCGAGGCGCACTTCGTCGACCTCAGACGCGACATCGGCGCGACGAGCACGCTCCTGGCGGAGTACCTCCGACGGGCGGGCATCGACCCCGAGGAGTCGCTGGCGACGGCGCTGCTCTTCGGGATCCGGATCGACACGAACGACTTCGCACGGGAGGTCTCGGCGACTGACTTCGAGGCCGCGGCGTGGCTCCTCACGCACGCGGACCTCTCGGCGCTGGACCGCGTCGAGTCGCCGAGTATGACGTCGGCGGTGCTGGAGACGCTGGCGCGGGCGATCCGCGACCGCGACGTCCGCGGCGACGCCCTCGCGACCAACGTCGGATCGATCTCCGATCGCGACGCGCTCGCGCAGGCCGCGGATCGGCTCCTGAATATGGAGGGGATCCGCATCGCCGTCGTCTACGGGTTCAAAGACGGGACCGTCTACGTCTCCGGGCGGGCTCGCGGGACGGACGTCGACCTCGGCGAGACGCTCCGCGACGCGCTCGGGGCCATCGGCAGCGCCGGCGGCCACGCGGATATGGCGGGGGCGCAGGTCCCGCTCGGCATCCTCGGGGAGACGGAAGACGAGTCACCGGCGGAACTGTCCGCCATCGTCACCGAAGTCATCGCCGGCCGCATTTTCGAGACGCTCGAAGACGCGACGACGCTTCTCGACGTCGGGTCCGAGGGGACAGACTGGGTGTTCGAGTCGCCGTTCGACTCCTTCGAGGAGTGA